Proteins encoded within one genomic window of Bacillus sp. 1NLA3E:
- a CDS encoding C40 family peptidase, whose translation MKKFILLLTVVFCFTMPLSSFAYTVKPGDTMYGIAKKYGITLSRIIQLNPQIKAPNNLIPGQHINTWYNKAELIIDYAVSTQGKTQYVLGADPAKAPWVSDCSSWTQAIYKRYGITLPRTSVQQSKVGKPVTFKELRKGDLMFFGSSGRVTHVGIYMGNGYYISNLNANKDVQIYSVYESWSYRTFLWGSRVI comes from the coding sequence CATTTTGCTGCTAACCGTTGTGTTTTGCTTCACCATGCCATTAAGTTCTTTTGCTTATACGGTTAAGCCTGGTGATACCATGTACGGAATTGCCAAAAAGTATGGAATCACATTAAGTCGGATCATTCAATTGAACCCGCAAATTAAAGCTCCAAACAATCTGATTCCAGGTCAACACATTAACACATGGTACAACAAGGCAGAATTAATTATTGACTATGCGGTAAGTACACAGGGAAAAACGCAATATGTGTTAGGTGCTGATCCTGCAAAAGCACCATGGGTTTCTGATTGTAGCTCATGGACGCAAGCAATTTATAAACGATATGGAATCACACTGCCTCGAACAAGTGTCCAACAATCTAAAGTTGGCAAACCAGTTACATTCAAGGAACTTAGAAAGGGCGATTTGATGTTCTTTGGTTCAAGTGGCAGAGTCACACATGTGGGAATCTACATGGGGAATGGATATTATATCAGCAATCTGAATGCAAATAAAGATGTCCAAATTTATTCTGTTTATGAATCATGGTCATACCGTACTTTTCTTTGGGGTTCAAGGGTGATATAA
- the gltD gene encoding glutamate synthase small subunit: MGKATGFMEYVREEAKERNPHLRLNDWKEYSTPFTDETLTRQGARCMDCGTPFCHMGMELNGFTSGCPINNLIPEWNDLVFRGRWQEALDRLLKTNNFPEFTGRVCPAPCEGSCTVTLSNDPAVAIKNIERAIIDKGFEEGWIQPRIPTVRTGKKVAIIGSGPAGLAAADQLNQAGHSVTVYERDDRPGGLLMYGIPNMKLEKDVVTRRVNLLTEEGVSFVTNTEVGKDISASDLTAQYDSVIIAIGAQKQRDLILEGREAEGIHFAMDYLTKSTKSLLDSNFADGQFIDAEGKDVIVIGGGDTGADCMATALRQKCNSVVQFGKHPKLPGSRDADNMWPEQPQVFTIDYAHKEAEAKFGGDPRQYCILTKKIVADEQGHVKELHTISMEKTVGENGEAVFTEIPGTEKVWPAQLVLIAIGFEGPEPGVISQFEVETENRKVKAEYGKYTTNIEGVFAAGDVRRGQSLIVWAINEGREVAREVDRYLMGSSNLP, from the coding sequence ATGGGAAAAGCAACTGGTTTCATGGAATATGTTCGTGAAGAGGCAAAGGAACGGAATCCTCATTTACGGTTAAATGACTGGAAAGAATATTCTACTCCTTTCACTGATGAAACATTAACTAGACAAGGTGCCCGCTGTATGGATTGCGGGACTCCTTTCTGTCACATGGGAATGGAGCTAAATGGTTTTACATCTGGTTGTCCAATTAACAATTTAATTCCGGAGTGGAATGATCTCGTGTTTCGTGGCAGATGGCAGGAAGCGTTGGACCGGCTATTAAAGACCAATAATTTTCCTGAATTTACAGGTCGAGTTTGTCCTGCTCCTTGTGAAGGCTCTTGTACGGTAACCCTTTCCAATGATCCAGCCGTGGCAATCAAAAACATTGAACGGGCGATTATCGATAAAGGGTTTGAAGAGGGCTGGATTCAACCGAGAATTCCTACTGTGCGTACGGGTAAAAAGGTAGCTATAATTGGGTCAGGACCGGCAGGTTTAGCAGCTGCAGACCAATTAAACCAAGCTGGACATAGCGTAACCGTGTATGAACGTGATGATCGTCCAGGCGGATTACTCATGTATGGAATTCCAAATATGAAACTTGAAAAAGATGTCGTTACTCGCCGGGTGAATTTACTGACAGAAGAAGGAGTTTCCTTCGTAACGAATACCGAAGTTGGCAAAGACATTTCAGCATCTGATCTTACTGCTCAGTACGATTCTGTCATCATTGCAATTGGCGCCCAAAAACAGCGGGACCTTATCTTGGAAGGCCGCGAAGCAGAAGGTATTCATTTTGCAATGGATTATTTGACGAAATCCACAAAGAGTTTATTAGATTCTAATTTTGCAGATGGTCAGTTTATCGATGCTGAAGGTAAAGACGTCATTGTAATCGGGGGCGGTGATACAGGAGCGGACTGCATGGCTACTGCACTTCGTCAAAAATGTAATAGTGTTGTGCAGTTTGGAAAGCATCCAAAACTTCCGGGCTCTCGTGATGCCGACAATATGTGGCCAGAACAACCGCAGGTATTTACGATTGACTACGCACATAAGGAAGCAGAGGCGAAGTTTGGTGGGGATCCACGCCAATATTGCATTCTGACGAAAAAAATCGTTGCCGATGAACAAGGACATGTGAAAGAATTACACACTATTTCAATGGAAAAAACAGTTGGAGAGAACGGTGAAGCTGTTTTCACAGAAATTCCAGGAACGGAAAAGGTGTGGCCGGCACAGTTGGTGTTAATAGCGATTGGTTTTGAAGGCCCAGAGCCGGGTGTTATTTCACAGTTTGAAGTGGAAACAGAAAATCGCAAGGTTAAAGCAGAATACGGCAAATACACAACGAATATCGAAGGTGTATTTGCCGCAGGGGATGTAAGAAGAGGGCAAAGTTTAATTGTTTGGGCAATCAACGAAGGTCGTGAAGTGGCTCGCGAAGTGGACCGTTATTTGATGGGAAGCTCGAATTTGCCTTAA
- the gltB gene encoding glutamate synthase large subunit gives MAFNQIPTAQGLYRPEFEHDACGIGLYANLKGKPTHEIVQKGLQMLCQLDHRGGQGSDPLTGDGAGIMVQIPDAFFKKECQEMNLPEKGRYGVGMIFFSNDDQSRDEIEARLNTLIANEGQTLLGWRTVPVNVGKLGIVAKESQPHVRQVFIGANENLQDELAFERKLYVIRKQAERFAQEREQRFYFASLSSNTIVYKGLLTPNQVDEFYVDLQDDSFVSAFALVHSRFSTNTFPSWERAHPNRYLIHNGEINTLRGNINWMKAREQQFVSDAFGDDLQKVLPVLDTDGSDSSILDNAFEFFVLAGRTPAHTAMMLIPEPWTENPHISLEKKAFYEYHSSLMEPWDGPTAISFTNGKQIGAILDRNGLRPARYYVTKDDYIIFSSEVGVIDVDPENVLYKDRLSPGKMLLIDLEEGRIISDEEIKSEMASAQPYQQWLDNKLLKLNDLTVEDDTEIMSDLRLRKKVFGYTHEDIQKYLIPVVAEGKDPLGSMGNDTPLAVLSDRPQSLFNYFKQSFAQVTNPPIDSLREHIVTSTMTLLGAEGNLLNPSEDNAHRIQLDTFVLSNQELSQLKTGLNPDFTSRTLDILFTNDLESKLALLCQQADQAIADGVSLLILSDRQMNETEVVIPVLLAASAIHQHLVHQGSRTNVSIIVETGETREVHHFAALLGFGVDAINPYLAFEVYKKAVLDGVLKGSYQQAVSKYIQAVTEGVVKVMSKMGISTVQSYRGAQIFEAVGIGATLIDCYFSGTASQLGGIGLDVVAKEAVDRHKAAFADSIDETLDSGSDFQWRKNGEHHAFNPKTIHTLQMSTRKNDYELYKQYSEAANEERIGFLRNLFSFDENRQAISIDEVESVESIVRRFKTGAMSFGSLSQEAHEALAIAMNRLGAKSNSGEGGENPARYLRDENGDFRRSAIKQIASGRFGVKSHYLVNADELQIKMAQGAKPGEGGQLPGNKVYPWVADVRGSTPGVGLISPPPHHDIYSIEDLAQLIHDMKNANRDARISVKLVSKAGVGTIAAGVAKGSADVIVISGYDGGTGASPKTSIKHTGLPWELGLAEAHQTLMLNGLRSRVVLETDGKLMTGRDVVMAALLGAEEFGFATAPLVVLGCVMMRACHLDTCPVGVATQNPELRRKFDGDPDYIVNYFMFVAQEVREMMAELGFRNVEEMVGRTDVLQVSERAQNHWKTKFLDLTALLHQPEGKRTFSTPQNHKIEQSLDIQKLLPAVQPALENKTKVDESFVIKNINRVVGTIVGSEVSKKYGEEGLPEDTITLRFTGSAGQSFGAFIPKGMTMTLTGDANDYVGKGLSGGKIIVSVPTEEAIGSAENVIVGNVALYGASGGEAYINGRAGERFCVRNSGAIAVVEGIGDHGCEYMTGGRVVVLGDIGKNFAAGMSGGIAYLLCNEHEEEAKALCNQEMIEFETLSKQDEVAEVKEMVRKHQQYTGSPNAAYVLNHWDDFVQKFVKVIPKDFKRMMDQIEKKKEEGLSDDQAVMSAFEANVKGQKESSSINLKQEAIAK, from the coding sequence ATGGCTTTTAATCAAATACCAACAGCTCAAGGTCTCTACCGTCCAGAATTTGAACATGATGCCTGCGGAATCGGTTTATATGCTAATTTAAAGGGAAAACCAACGCATGAAATTGTCCAAAAAGGACTTCAGATGCTTTGTCAGCTTGACCATCGTGGCGGACAAGGTAGTGATCCGCTAACAGGTGACGGCGCTGGTATCATGGTTCAAATTCCAGATGCTTTTTTCAAAAAAGAGTGTCAAGAGATGAATTTGCCTGAAAAAGGACGCTATGGTGTAGGAATGATCTTTTTTTCGAATGATGATCAGTCACGGGACGAGATTGAAGCTCGTTTAAATACACTTATAGCTAATGAAGGGCAAACTCTTCTGGGATGGAGAACTGTGCCTGTAAATGTCGGAAAACTTGGAATAGTTGCAAAAGAAAGTCAACCTCATGTTCGTCAAGTGTTTATCGGGGCAAATGAAAACTTACAAGATGAACTAGCTTTTGAACGGAAATTATATGTGATTCGTAAACAAGCAGAACGATTTGCGCAAGAAAGGGAGCAACGCTTCTATTTTGCCAGTCTTTCATCAAATACGATTGTTTATAAAGGATTACTAACACCGAACCAAGTGGATGAGTTTTATGTTGATTTGCAGGATGATTCTTTTGTTTCGGCATTTGCTTTAGTGCATTCCCGCTTTAGCACGAACACTTTCCCGAGTTGGGAACGTGCACATCCAAACCGTTACTTAATTCACAATGGTGAAATCAACACGTTACGCGGAAACATTAACTGGATGAAGGCTCGTGAGCAACAGTTTGTATCAGATGCATTTGGAGATGATTTACAAAAGGTACTTCCAGTTCTTGATACAGATGGTAGTGACTCGTCTATTTTAGACAATGCATTTGAGTTTTTTGTATTAGCAGGACGCACGCCAGCCCATACAGCGATGATGTTGATTCCTGAGCCATGGACAGAAAACCCGCACATTTCGCTTGAGAAAAAGGCTTTTTATGAATATCATAGCTCATTAATGGAGCCGTGGGATGGACCAACAGCCATTTCATTTACGAACGGAAAACAAATTGGGGCAATCCTTGACCGCAACGGTCTTCGTCCTGCCCGTTATTATGTAACAAAAGATGATTACATTATTTTTTCTTCAGAAGTCGGCGTCATTGATGTCGATCCTGAAAATGTTTTATACAAAGACCGATTAAGCCCAGGGAAAATGTTGTTAATTGATTTGGAAGAAGGCCGAATTATTTCTGATGAGGAAATTAAGTCGGAAATGGCCAGTGCACAGCCCTATCAACAATGGCTTGATAATAAACTTTTAAAATTAAACGATTTGACTGTAGAAGATGATACAGAAATAATGTCTGATTTGCGTTTGCGTAAAAAGGTGTTTGGTTATACGCACGAAGATATTCAAAAATATTTAATCCCTGTTGTAGCCGAAGGGAAGGATCCACTTGGATCAATGGGAAATGATACACCACTTGCAGTGTTGTCAGACAGACCACAATCTTTGTTTAACTATTTTAAGCAATCTTTTGCTCAAGTAACGAATCCTCCAATTGATTCACTTCGTGAGCATATCGTTACCTCAACAATGACACTACTTGGTGCTGAAGGTAATTTACTTAACCCGAGTGAAGATAATGCACATCGGATTCAGCTTGATACTTTTGTTTTATCCAATCAAGAACTTTCACAATTAAAGACAGGTCTTAACCCGGATTTCACTAGCCGGACATTAGACATTTTGTTTACAAATGATCTTGAAAGTAAACTTGCGTTGCTTTGTCAACAAGCCGATCAAGCAATTGCCGACGGAGTCAGCCTGCTTATCCTATCTGACCGCCAGATGAACGAAACAGAAGTTGTCATTCCAGTTCTTCTTGCAGCAAGTGCGATTCATCAACATCTTGTTCACCAGGGTAGTCGTACAAATGTCAGCATCATTGTGGAAACAGGAGAGACAAGAGAAGTGCACCATTTCGCTGCACTACTTGGTTTTGGTGTTGATGCCATTAACCCATATCTTGCTTTTGAAGTTTATAAAAAAGCCGTGTTGGATGGTGTTTTAAAAGGAAGCTATCAGCAAGCGGTAAGCAAATATATTCAAGCTGTAACAGAAGGCGTTGTAAAAGTCATGTCCAAAATGGGGATTTCTACGGTACAAAGCTATCGTGGTGCCCAAATTTTTGAAGCTGTTGGAATTGGTGCAACATTGATTGATTGTTATTTTAGTGGAACAGCATCCCAGCTTGGTGGCATAGGTTTAGATGTCGTGGCAAAAGAAGCTGTCGATCGTCACAAAGCGGCATTTGCAGACTCCATTGATGAAACGTTAGATTCAGGAAGTGATTTCCAATGGAGAAAAAATGGCGAACACCATGCTTTCAATCCGAAAACAATTCACACCTTACAAATGTCAACACGTAAAAATGATTACGAATTATACAAACAATACTCTGAAGCCGCAAATGAAGAACGTATAGGCTTTTTGCGAAATTTGTTTTCTTTTGATGAAAATCGTCAAGCAATCTCGATTGATGAAGTGGAATCTGTCGAATCAATCGTCCGCCGTTTTAAAACGGGTGCAATGTCCTTTGGTTCTTTGAGCCAAGAGGCCCACGAAGCATTGGCGATTGCCATGAATCGTTTAGGTGCAAAAAGTAATAGCGGTGAGGGTGGAGAAAATCCTGCACGTTACCTTCGTGATGAGAATGGCGATTTCCGTCGCAGTGCGATTAAACAGATTGCTTCTGGCCGTTTTGGGGTAAAAAGTCATTATCTTGTTAATGCAGATGAACTCCAAATTAAAATGGCTCAAGGAGCAAAACCAGGTGAGGGCGGTCAGTTACCAGGTAATAAGGTGTATCCGTGGGTTGCCGATGTACGGGGTTCAACACCAGGTGTAGGATTGATTTCACCTCCTCCACATCATGATATTTACTCGATTGAAGATTTGGCTCAGCTTATTCACGATATGAAAAATGCCAATCGTGATGCAAGAATCAGCGTTAAACTTGTTTCAAAAGCAGGGGTTGGAACGATCGCAGCTGGCGTAGCGAAGGGTTCGGCTGATGTAATTGTAATTAGTGGGTATGACGGTGGAACTGGTGCCTCACCAAAAACGAGTATTAAGCATACAGGGCTTCCATGGGAGCTAGGGTTAGCAGAGGCCCACCAAACATTGATGTTAAATGGCTTACGTAGTCGTGTCGTACTTGAAACAGACGGGAAGCTCATGACTGGACGAGACGTGGTTATGGCAGCATTACTTGGTGCTGAAGAATTTGGATTTGCCACTGCACCTTTAGTTGTCCTTGGCTGTGTGATGATGCGTGCTTGCCATTTGGATACATGTCCAGTTGGGGTAGCCACGCAAAACCCAGAGTTACGTCGGAAGTTTGACGGAGATCCGGACTATATTGTGAACTACTTTATGTTTGTTGCCCAAGAAGTTCGTGAAATGATGGCCGAATTAGGCTTCCGAAATGTCGAAGAAATGGTTGGTCGCACAGATGTTCTTCAAGTAAGCGAACGTGCCCAAAATCATTGGAAAACAAAGTTTTTAGATTTAACGGCATTGCTTCATCAGCCTGAAGGTAAGCGTACGTTTAGCACTCCGCAAAATCACAAGATTGAGCAGTCGCTAGATATCCAAAAGCTGTTGCCTGCAGTACAACCGGCATTGGAAAATAAGACCAAAGTAGATGAAAGCTTTGTCATTAAAAATATAAATCGTGTAGTTGGGACAATTGTGGGAAGTGAAGTTTCGAAAAAATATGGTGAAGAAGGACTTCCGGAAGATACCATTACCCTTCGTTTTACGGGATCTGCTGGTCAAAGTTTTGGTGCATTTATTCCAAAGGGAATGACTATGACCTTAACTGGGGATGCCAACGATTATGTGGGTAAGGGTCTATCAGGTGGAAAGATCATAGTATCTGTTCCAACAGAGGAGGCAATTGGGTCAGCTGAAAACGTGATTGTCGGGAATGTGGCTTTATATGGAGCATCCGGTGGGGAGGCTTATATAAACGGTCGGGCAGGTGAACGGTTCTGTGTACGGAACAGCGGTGCCATTGCAGTTGTTGAAGGTATTGGTGATCATGGCTGTGAATACATGACGGGCGGAAGAGTGGTTGTTTTAGGTGATATTGGCAAAAACTTTGCAGCGGGAATGTCCGGTGGAATTGCTTACTTGCTTTGTAATGAACATGAAGAAGAGGCTAAAGCACTGTGCAATCAAGAAATGATTGAGTTTGAAACTCTTTCTAAACAAGATGAGGTTGCTGAAGTGAAGGAAATGGTTCGGAAGCATCAACAATATACTGGTAGCCCGAATGCTGCCTACGTACTGAACCACTGGGATGATTTTGTACAAAAATTCGTAAAAGTGATTCCAAAAGACTTCAAACGGATGATGGACCAAATCGAGAAGAAAAAAGAAGAAGGTTTATCGGATGACCAGGCAGTTATGAGCGCATTTGAAGCAAACGTAAAGGGACAAAAAGAATCCTCTTCAATAAATCTAAAGCAAGAGGCTATCGCTAAATAA